TATTTATGCCGACTTCAATTATATGAACGTCAATGACCTTGGTGCAATGGATTTTGCTGGAGGTTATCCTTCCAATCTGCACGAGGAAATTAATAATTATTCGATTATTGCTGGTGTTGTTGCACGTACTTATGAATTCGATATTATTCATGCACATGATTGGTTGACTTATCCTGCGGGTATTCATGCCAAGCGTGTGTCAGGTAAGCCTTTGTGCATCCATGTACATGCAACCGACTTCGACCGTTCACGTGGTAAGGTTAATCCAACCGTATATGGTATAGAAAAAGATGGTATGGACAATGCTGATTGCATTATGTGTGTATCAGAACTTACACGCCAGACGGTAATAAATCAGTATCATCAGGATCCACGTAAAGTGTTTACGGTTCATAATGCCGTTTATTCTTTGCCACAGGAGATTGTTGATATCCCACGTCCTGACCATAAGGGTAAGGAGAAGATTGTTACTTTCCTTGGTCGTTTGACTATGCAGAAAGGGCCAGAATACTTTGTTGAGGCCGCCAATATGGTGTTACATCGTACACGTAACGTTCGTTTCTGTATGGCAGGCTCAGGCGATATGATGGACCAGATGATTTATCTTGCTGCTGAAAGAGGTATTGCGGATCGTTTACATTTCCCTGGTTTTATGCGTGGGAAGCAGGTTTATGAGTGTTTGAAGGCCTCTGATGTCTATGTTATGCCGTCAGTCAGTGAGCCTTTTGGTATCTCTCCTTTGGAGGCAATGCAATGTGGTACACCGAGTATCATTTCAAAACAGAGCGGTTGTGCAGAAATTCTTAACAACTGCATCAAGGTAGACTATTGGGATATTCATGCGCTTGCTGATGCTATTTACTCCATTTGTCATAATGAGAGCCTTTTCGATTATCTCTCCGTAGAAGGTAAGCGAGAAGTGGACCAGATAACATGGGAGAAGGTTGGTGCGTGGATTCGTGAACTTTACCTTCGTACCTTGGGTTGGCAGTGAAAGCCATGAGAGTACTAATAACCTTTTTAAAACTAAAACAAAAAGATAATGAAAACAATCTGTTTATATTTCGAGATACACCAGGTCATTCACCTGAAACGTTACCGCTTCTTTGATATTGGTACCGACCATTATTATTATGACGATTTCGAGAATGAACGATCAGTGTCAGAAATCGCTGAGAGAAGCTATATGCCAGCATTGGATACGCTGTTACAGATGATTAAAGACAATGGGAAAGCATTTAAGGTAGCCTTTTCACTTTCGGGCGTAGGTATTGAGCAACTTGAAATGCATGCTCCACAGGTGCTTGACAAACTGCAAGAACTGAATAATACAGGATGTGTAGAATTTCTTGCAGAACCTTACTCTCATGGTTTGGCATCATTAGCTAATGAGGAAAGCTTTAAGTCTGAAGTAAAGCGTCAGGCTCAGAAGATTAAGGAATACTTTGGTCAGACACCAAAGATATTACGTAACTCATCACTTATTTATAGTGACGATATTGGTTTGATAGCTTCTCAGATGGGCTTTAAGGGAATGTTGACAGAGGGTGCAAAGCATGTCTTGGGTTGGAAGAGTCCACATTATGTATACAACTGTGCTCTTGCTCCTAACTTAAAACTTCTGTTGCGTGATGTGAAGTTGAGTGATGATATCTCATTGCGTTTCAATAATTCAGATTGGGATGGCTATCCATTGTTTGCTGATACATATATGGCACAGATTGCAGCACTCCCAGATGAAGAGCAGGTAATCGGTATTTTTATGAACCTTTCAGCACTTGGTATAGAACAGCCATTGTCAAGTAATATTCTTGAGTTCTTCAAGGCGTTACCAGTTTGTGCTAAGCAGCAGGGTATTACCTTCTCTACTCCAACAGAAATTTGCATGAAATTGAAGAGTGTTGACAATCTCTATGTGCCAGATACCTTGAGTTGGATGGATGAAGAACGTGATGTCAGCACATGGTTGGGTAATCCAATGCAGCGTGAAGCTTTTAACAAGTTGTATAGTATTGCTGATCGTGTACGTATTGCTAACGACCCACGTATCAATCAAGACTGGGACTATTTGCAGGCAAGTGACAACTTCCGCTTTATGTCAACCAAACCTTCACGTGTTGGAATGGATCGTGGTATCTATGATAGTCCATTTGATGCCTTCACCAATTATATGAATATTCTTGGCGACTTCTTGAATCGTGTCAATACGCTTTATCCTGCTGATATTGATAATGAGGAGTTGAATAGCTTGCTTACCACTATCCGCAACCAGGGCGATGAAATTGAAATGAGAACTAATGATATTAGTAATCTTCAAGCAAAGGTTGACAAATTGGAAGTTGAAGGTGATAAACTCCGTGCGCAGTTAGAGACGAAATCGTCAGCGAAGAAGGCTACTACATCAAAAACTGCAGCAAAGAAACCTGTCAAGAAGGCTTCTGCTAAAAAAGCTGTAAAGGCTGTTGCTGAAGAAGTGAAAGCTAAGTAAGTCTTTTATAACAATACGTTTAACGCTCATATAGCAAACTGGTGAATCTATCAGTTATACTATATGAGCGTTTTTTACAAATAACGTATTTTTATGTTGTTGTTTTTTGTAAACTGTTTTTATATGATTTGAAGTCGATACATACTCTTTTGGCTTCTAAAAGACGCCTAATAGGCTTGCAAAAGATGCCCTTTTGAGGTCTAACTAACACCCTTTTGAAGTTCAATTAGGTACCTTTTCTTGTACTACCTTATAATCAATTGATTTTCTTTTAGTTACAAACCTGCTTTTGATGTGTGTTTTTGCTATTATATGTAGAGGTTTTATCTGAAATTATGTAATGATTTTTTAAAACCTTATTTGAATCTTTGAAGTATTTTAGAAAAAGTTTTCTGTGTCTGAGAATGATAATAAAAATAGGTAGTGATACAGCCAATATGGGATTTATTTCTCCTCCATTGGAACGCAGCACCAGCGGGAGACTTTAAGCATCACGCCTATGCCTGGTATTTCTTTTAGGAGATAATATTTCTTACTTGAGCGCACCAGTCGACCTGTCATCCCTTTTAATGGTCCAAACTTAACAAGAACCTCGTCCCCAGCTTTCATTTGTGCCTCGTCTGAAGATAGGAACTTACGCATCGTTATCTCTGGATTACACATCAAACGGAATTCATACATCTGGTCGTGGGGGATAAGAGCATACTCTTGTGAATCCTTAGCTTTCTTTACAACGCTAATCTTATAGTTGGCTTCTTGTACAATTTTCTGAAATGAAATGTCTTCTCCAGGTTTCTTAACAAAGATAAGATTACGAACAACAGGACGAAGAACAGAATGAGGTTTTCTATCATGTCCTTCTACATCGACATATTGTTCTGGAACGAAACATTCCAAACCATGACTTGTAAAGTAGGTTCTCACCTCTTCAAGCTTCAGTGTGAATAGCCTCACTGCATACCAAGGCGTTCCATCATCAATGACTCCGTCTATATAGCTTGCTGCTGTTGTCATAGTTTGTACAAGAATAATTATTTGTTAGATGTGTAACCAATTAGCCATAATCCTTTTCCCATCTGGTGTTAGAACGCTCTCTGGGTGGAATTGGATGCCATAGATATTATGCGTTCTATGGCGTAATGCCATGATTAGTCTCTCTTTGCTTTCGGCTATTATTTCTAAGCAATCGGGGAAGTTTGTTTTCTCT
The Prevotella melaninogenica DNA segment above includes these coding regions:
- a CDS encoding glycosyltransferase family 4 protein; this translates as MKVLMFGWEYPPHVYGGLATANFGISEGLHAQGDVETILCLPHPFGDEDHTYAEIVAMNHVPIAYRELGYDYVKSRLGNIMSPELYYKLREHIYADFNYMNVNDLGAMDFAGGYPSNLHEEINNYSIIAGVVARTYEFDIIHAHDWLTYPAGIHAKRVSGKPLCIHVHATDFDRSRGKVNPTVYGIEKDGMDNADCIMCVSELTRQTVINQYHQDPRKVFTVHNAVYSLPQEIVDIPRPDHKGKEKIVTFLGRLTMQKGPEYFVEAANMVLHRTRNVRFCMAGSGDMMDQMIYLAAERGIADRLHFPGFMRGKQVYECLKASDVYVMPSVSEPFGISPLEAMQCGTPSIISKQSGCAEILNNCIKVDYWDIHALADAIYSICHNESLFDYLSVEGKREVDQITWEKVGAWIRELYLRTLGWQ
- a CDS encoding glycoside hydrolase family 57 protein — translated: MKTICLYFEIHQVIHLKRYRFFDIGTDHYYYDDFENERSVSEIAERSYMPALDTLLQMIKDNGKAFKVAFSLSGVGIEQLEMHAPQVLDKLQELNNTGCVEFLAEPYSHGLASLANEESFKSEVKRQAQKIKEYFGQTPKILRNSSLIYSDDIGLIASQMGFKGMLTEGAKHVLGWKSPHYVYNCALAPNLKLLLRDVKLSDDISLRFNNSDWDGYPLFADTYMAQIAALPDEEQVIGIFMNLSALGIEQPLSSNILEFFKALPVCAKQQGITFSTPTEICMKLKSVDNLYVPDTLSWMDEERDVSTWLGNPMQREAFNKLYSIADRVRIANDPRINQDWDYLQASDNFRFMSTKPSRVGMDRGIYDSPFDAFTNYMNILGDFLNRVNTLYPADIDNEELNSLLTTIRNQGDEIEMRTNDISNLQAKVDKLEVEGDKLRAQLETKSSAKKATTSKTAAKKPVKKASAKKAVKAVAEEVKAK
- a CDS encoding UpxY family transcription antiterminator, producing MTTAASYIDGVIDDGTPWYAVRLFTLKLEEVRTYFTSHGLECFVPEQYVDVEGHDRKPHSVLRPVVRNLIFVKKPGEDISFQKIVQEANYKISVVKKAKDSQEYALIPHDQMYEFRLMCNPEITMRKFLSSDEAQMKAGDEVLVKFGPLKGMTGRLVRSSKKYYLLKEIPGIGVMLKVSRWCCVPMEEK